The Trichocoleus desertorum ATA4-8-CV12 genome contains a region encoding:
- a CDS encoding glycosyltransferase family 4 protein: MGATTSLDSPLKLLLVSTSVGPLGSGLGGGVELTLYNIAQELISRGHSLQILAPTGSCLGSLPIIEIAGELQTTAQTQLRTDPIVMPGEAVLANMWNYALQVAADYDLLVNFAYDWLPFYLTPFFPRPIAHLVSMGSLTNAMDQIIAQVARQFPHTIGVHSQAQAATFPFAAECRCLGNGFDLSLYQFCAEPQAWLGWVGRIAPEKGLEDAIAAAQETGIPLKILGAMQDSAYWQQLCQSYPKAPVEYLGFLPTTELQQVLRQCRALLVTPRWIEAFGNVAIEALACGVPVIAYRRGGPTEIVKDGRTGWLVEPDSVPGLVAAIAKIDQIDRAACRQQAEAEFSQAAMGDRMEEWFADILRPA, translated from the coding sequence ATGGGTGCAACTACTTCACTGGATAGCCCGCTCAAGCTTTTGTTGGTTTCTACCTCCGTGGGGCCTTTAGGGTCTGGCTTAGGAGGTGGGGTTGAGCTAACGTTGTACAACATTGCTCAAGAACTGATAAGTCGGGGCCACTCATTACAGATTCTTGCGCCTACAGGTTCTTGCTTGGGGTCATTGCCCATCATCGAAATTGCAGGGGAGTTGCAGACGACTGCTCAAACTCAGTTGAGAACTGACCCCATCGTGATGCCAGGTGAGGCGGTGCTAGCCAATATGTGGAATTATGCTCTTCAAGTTGCCGCAGACTACGACTTGTTGGTGAACTTTGCCTACGATTGGTTGCCTTTTTACTTAACTCCGTTTTTCCCACGTCCGATCGCGCATCTGGTGAGTATGGGTTCGCTGACCAATGCGATGGACCAAATCATTGCACAAGTAGCGCGACAATTTCCCCACACTATCGGAGTCCATAGCCAAGCTCAAGCAGCCACGTTTCCCTTCGCCGCAGAGTGCCGTTGTTTAGGCAATGGGTTCGATTTGTCTCTGTATCAATTCTGTGCAGAACCTCAAGCTTGGCTAGGGTGGGTGGGGCGAATTGCTCCCGAAAAAGGTTTGGAAGATGCGATCGCGGCGGCTCAAGAGACAGGCATACCGCTGAAGATTTTGGGCGCAATGCAAGACTCTGCTTATTGGCAACAACTCTGCCAAAGCTACCCCAAGGCTCCCGTTGAATACTTGGGTTTTCTACCCACCACTGAGTTGCAGCAAGTATTACGGCAGTGTCGCGCTTTGTTAGTGACACCGCGCTGGATAGAGGCTTTTGGCAATGTGGCGATTGAAGCGTTAGCTTGTGGTGTTCCGGTGATTGCCTATCGGCGGGGGGGGCCAACAGAAATAGTCAAAGATGGCAGAACGGGTTGGCTGGTGGAACCCGATAGTGTTCCTGGTTTAGTGGCAGCGATCGCCAAGATTGACCAGATCGATCGGGCGGCCTGTCGCCAACAAGCTGAGGCAGAGTTTTCGCAAGCGGCAATGGGCGATCGCATGGAAGAATGGTTTGCAGATATTTTGAGGCCAGCATGA
- a CDS encoding tetratricopeptide repeat protein has product MLVSNSWWFKFPIALSLTAAIAASAYGFGVANKAPASKIQAVDLLEQGFSLRAAGQLPEALVAFDQAIEIKPNYAEAYTAKGALLAKQGKNSEAIVAFGQAIEADPQLSAPYLGWSQVLIQEGKFMEAKVVLSQARSTLKQQSDTQQAGVVNHLMPSF; this is encoded by the coding sequence ATGCTAGTTTCTAATTCATGGTGGTTTAAATTTCCGATCGCCCTTAGTCTGACCGCAGCGATCGCAGCATCTGCTTACGGTTTTGGTGTCGCCAACAAGGCACCTGCTAGCAAGATCCAAGCGGTTGATTTATTAGAACAAGGCTTTTCGTTACGAGCCGCAGGTCAACTGCCTGAAGCTTTGGTAGCTTTTGATCAAGCCATTGAGATCAAGCCGAACTACGCTGAAGCCTACACGGCCAAAGGAGCCTTACTCGCAAAGCAAGGCAAAAACTCCGAAGCGATCGTTGCCTTTGGTCAAGCAATTGAAGCCGATCCACAGTTGTCCGCTCCTTACTTAGGCTGGAGCCAGGTGTTGATTCAGGAGGGCAAATTTATGGAAGCTAAAGTAGTGCTCAGCCAAGCCCGCAGCACCCTGAAACAACAAAGTGACACTCAGCAAGCTGGAGTCGTAAATCACTTAATGCCCAGCTTCTAA
- a CDS encoding LD-carboxypeptidase has protein sequence MNCQLPPFLKPGDRLRVIAPSGTLRELQAFQQGVEIWRSRGYAVELTPGFDHRWGYLAGDDPSRRQQLEIALKDPDCQGILCARGGYGGARLLENWHWPPTPPKWLVGFSDITSLLWSLSQQEVSGVHGPLLTTLAAEPDWSIERLFSWVEGRNSLAPLQGQGWGGGQARGILLPANLTVATHLLHTPHQPQLEGVILAFEDVSEAPYRIDRMLTQWRLSGAFQAVRAIALGRFSQCQPPVNVPSFSVEEVLRDRLSDLNIPIVSGLPFGHDGPNAALPVGRLVTLDGDQGLLHFE, from the coding sequence ATGAACTGCCAACTTCCGCCTTTCCTCAAGCCTGGCGATCGCTTGCGCGTAATTGCCCCTAGCGGCACCTTGCGAGAATTGCAGGCCTTTCAGCAAGGGGTAGAAATTTGGCGATCGCGTGGCTATGCGGTAGAACTTACCCCAGGATTTGATCATCGGTGGGGATATTTGGCAGGGGATGATCCTAGCCGTCGCCAGCAGCTAGAAATTGCGTTAAAAGATCCAGATTGCCAAGGCATTCTCTGTGCTAGAGGGGGGTATGGAGGGGCGCGCCTTCTAGAAAATTGGCACTGGCCGCCGACACCGCCGAAATGGTTGGTCGGTTTTTCTGACATCACCAGCTTGCTGTGGAGCCTGAGTCAGCAAGAAGTTTCTGGGGTTCATGGCCCTTTACTGACGACACTGGCCGCTGAGCCAGATTGGTCAATTGAGCGCCTATTTAGCTGGGTGGAAGGACGTAATTCTCTGGCTCCGCTACAAGGCCAAGGCTGGGGAGGCGGACAAGCCAGAGGCATTCTGCTGCCTGCTAATTTGACGGTTGCCACTCACTTGCTGCACACACCGCATCAACCACAGCTAGAAGGTGTCATCTTAGCCTTCGAGGATGTCTCGGAAGCACCCTACCGAATTGACCGCATGCTGACGCAGTGGCGCTTAAGCGGAGCATTCCAAGCAGTGCGGGCGATCGCATTGGGGCGATTTAGCCAGTGCCAACCGCCTGTCAATGTGCCCAGCTTTAGCGTCGAAGAGGTATTGCGCGATCGCCTCAGCGACCTCAACATTCCCATTGTTTCTGGCTTGCCCTTTGGTCACGATGGCCCTAATGCGGCATTGCCAGTGGGTAGACTCGTTACCTTAGATGGTGATCAAGGACTATTGCACTTTGAGTAA